In the Afipia sp. GAS231 genome, CACCATCATGATGACCGCCGAATTCCGCGAGCGCGCGCTGGTCAACGGCGAGCGCGAACTGGAGAATACCGTCCAGTTGCTCGCCCGCCACTTCGACGAGCAATTCGAGGATTCCGACGCGATTGCCGCCGATACGATCGCGCGGCTGCGCATTTCCGATATCGATTCGCCCGTGATGTTCAGGTACCGGATCGCGAGCGTCGATGCGCAGGAGATCCTGAGGTCTAAAGGCGGCGCGCTGTCGTATCTGGGCGACATTTCAATTTTCGACTCTGACGGCGCGATCATCAGCTGGTCGAGGCCCTCACCCCCGCCCAAGCTGGACATTTCCGGCCGTGCCTACTTTCAGACTTTCAAATCCGATCCCTTGGCGCCGTCGATCCTGACCGAGGCGGTGCCAAGCCTGATCAATGGCAATCTGAATACCGTGATTGCGCATCGACTGACGGGGGCCGACGGGATCTTTCTCGGCGTCATGACGCGGCGCATCAATCCCGCCAACTACGAAAAATTCTTCGCCACCATTGCACTCGGAAGTGGCGCCACCCTTTGCATGTTCCACAACGACGGGACATTGCTGACCCGCTATCCGCGCGTCGACGCGATGATCGGGCAGAAGTTCAAGAACGCGCCGCTGCTGGAGCGCGTCCAGACCCGCGGCGGCGCCCAGACGCTACGCATGATGAGTCCGATCGATGGCACGGACCGGCTTGGCTCCGCGGCGCCCCTGGAGCATTTCCCGGGGGTCGTGATCGCGACCAACACGGTCTCGGCCGCGCTGGCCGACTGGCGCGCGCAAACCAGATTCCTGGTTGTCGCCGCAGCGCTGTCGGCGATGGTGGTCGCAGTTATTCTGTTTCTGATCATCCGGCAGATCACCCGGCAGAGCCGTGAAGCGCAGCAACGGCTGGAGTCGGAGCGGCGCCAGCTCGACACCGCGCTGAACAACATGATCCAGGGCCTGGTGATGTACGACGCTTCGGGGCATGTCGTCACCTTCAACCGGCGCTACATCGACATGTTCGGGCTGTCGAACGAGATCGTGAAGCCGGGCGCGCATTTGCGCGACCTGATGCAGCACCGCAAGGACACCGGATCCTTCTCTGGAGACGTCGACGAATTCTGTTCCAGGATCATGCAGAACATCGCACGCGGCAGAATGGACCAGACCACCATGCAATCCGCCGACGGAAGCTCTTACCTCGCGATCAGCAAGCCGCTGGCGCATGGCGGCTGGGTCGCCACGATGGAAGACATCACCGAGCGCCGCAAGCTCGAACAGGAACGCGACCGCAACCAGGCCTTCCTGAGCGAGATCATCGATCACATTCCTTCGCAGATCACGGTGAAGGGCGTGCAGGATCGCCGCTATCTGCTGGTCAACCGCGTGGCCGAGGCTCAGTTCGGCATTTCGCGCGACCTCATCGTCGGCAGGACGGCTTTCGAGCTGTTTCCGAAGGCCGGCGCCGACACGATCCTGGCCGACGAGGAGAAGGCGCTGCAATCCACCGACGGCCTGTTCAAGGACGAGCACGCCTGGGAAAGCCAGGCCAAGGGCACGAGCTACATCACCTCCAAGCGGCTGGTGATACGCGACGCCGCGGGCGAACCCAGCTACATCGTCAATGTCGTCGACGACGTCACCGAACGCCGCAACGCCAACGAAAAGATCGCGCATCTCGCGCATTACGATGCGCTCACCGACCTGCCCAACCGGGTGCTGTTCCGCGAGCAGATCGAGCGCGAGCTGCAGAACGCCATTCGGGGCGAACAGTTCGCCCTGCTCTACATCGACATCGACGAATTCAAGGGCATCAACGACTCGCTGGGACACCATGTCGGCGACGAATTGCTGAAAGCCGTCGCGGCGCGCATCAGGGGCTGCATCAAGCCGACCGATCTGATCGCTCGCCTCGGCGGCGACGAATTTGCCGTGATCCAGACCGCCGTCGGCGACCGTGCCGACGTGGTGGAATTCGTGACGCGAATTCACGAGGCGATCCGCCAGCCCTATCAGTGCCTCGGCCACCATCTGTCGACCGACGCCAGCATCGGCATCGCGCTGGCGCCGCAGGACGGCACCGAACTCGACCAGTTGATCAAGAGCGCGGATCTGGCGATGTACGGCGCCAAGGCCGAAGGGCGCCGCACCCACCGCTTCTTCGAGCCGGCGATGGACGCCCGCGCCAAGGCCCGGCTCACCATGGAGCAGGATCTTCGTCAGGCGATGATCGATGGCGGCTTCGAAATCCACTATCAGCCGCTGGTCGATCTCGCGAGCAACGAGGTGAGCGGCTGCGAAGCGCTGCTGCGCTGGCGGCATCCCGAACGCGGCATGGTGTCGCCGGCGGAATTCATTCCGCTCGCCGAGGACACCGGCCTGATCAACGAACTCGGCGATTGGGTGATGCAGACCGCCTGCGCCGAAGCGGCCGCGTGGCCATCCCCGATCCGGCTTGCGGTCAACGTCTCACCGGTGCAGTTGAAATCCTCCACTTTGGCCTTGCGGATCGCCCGCGCGCTCGCCGCCTCAGGGCTGTCGCCGGACCGGCTGGAGATCGAAATCACCGAGGCCGTGCTGATTCATGATGACGAAACCGCACTCGCGATCCTGCATCAGCTCCGCGGCATCGGCGTGCGCATTGCGCTCGACGATTTCGGCACCGGGTTCTCGTCATTGAGTTATCTGAAACGGTTCCCGTTCGACAAGATCAAGATCGACCGCTGTTTCGTCAGCGACATCGAGGTCGACGGTTCGGCGGCGATCGTGCAGGCGGTGGTGAACATCGCCACGGCACGCAATATGACCACCACCGCCGAAGGCGTCGAAACCGAGGCGCAGCGCGAGGTGTTGCGCAAGCTCGGCTGTACCCAGATGCAGGGTTATCTGTTCAGCCGGCCCAAGCCGGCCAGCGAGATCCGCCCGCTGCTCGGCGTTTCCAGCGAAAAGGCGCGCGCTTCGGCCTGAGCCGCCGGTCCGGTCATCGCAAACCTTACGCGGCCCAGCGGCCGCGGTTGTTCTCGGCGAGAATGGGCCTGATCAGTCGCCCAAAGCGCTCGGCCTCCTCGTCGTGCAGATAACCGGACAGGCAGAACGAATGGCAACCGGCATCGATGAATTGCTGCAGCGTTTCGGCGCATTGGGCGGGATTGCCGACCACGGCGATACCCGCACCTGGGCGGACCTTGGTGATCCCGGTCCATAGATGCGGCAGCAGCAGGTCGCCGTGTTCGCGGGCGAGCTGCTGCACGCGCTGGTTCGCCTCGGACCTGTTGTAGAGCGTCTTCATCTCCTGCTTCTGACGCTCGGTGGCGTGGCGCACCAGCCGGTCCGCGGCCTCCCAGGCATCCGCTTCATCTTCACGGCATATCACCTGCAACCGCATGCCGAAGCCGATATCGTTTTCGCGGCCATGTGGGCGCGCCATCTGCCTGATCTCGGCGATATTGGACGCGATCTTTTCCGGCAGGTCGCCCCAGAACAGATGCACGTCGGAATGCTTGGCCGACAATTCCCAGGCCTGACGCGAGCCGCCGCCGAGATAGAATTTCGGAAACGGCTGCTGCAACGGGCGCGGCCGGATATGGGCGCCGGACAGCTTGTGAAACTTGCCCTCGAAGTTGAGCGGGCCGCGCGTGGTCCACAGCGCCTTGAGGATCGAGACTTCCTCCTCCATCAGGGCGTAGCGCTCCTCCTTGGGATAGCGCACGCCCTCGCCTTCGACTTCGCTTTCATTCTGGCCCGCGATCAGGTTGACGCAGATCCGTCCGCCCGACATCTGGTCGAAGGTCGAGATCATCTTCGCCAGCAGCACCGGATTGATGTAGCCGGGCCGCGCCGCGATCAGCGGCTTGATGGTCGACGAACGCGCCGCCATGAAGGCGCCCGATATCCAGGCCTCCCAGCACGTCGAGCCGACCGGGATCAGGAGATATTCGAAGCCGGCCTTTTCCGCCGCCTGCACCACGCGGTCGCAAAGTTCCGGAGAGCCGGCAATCTGCGCCTCCATCAAGCCGTATGCGGTGGTGTCGCCATGGGTGGGCAGGTACCAGCCGAATTCGAGCGGACGCATGAACGCTTCTCCCCGGGCGTGCCTGTCGCTTGATCGTCTTATGACAGGTTCCAGGGAGGAGTTTAACGGCTGCGCCGGCCGCGGCAATCC is a window encoding:
- a CDS encoding EAL domain-containing protein, whose amino-acid sequence is MRDLFHYVRGISSRARAVGRHLAATIRGPVLWLTFCGGLLVAAIFAGTIMMTAEFRERALVNGERELENTVQLLARHFDEQFEDSDAIAADTIARLRISDIDSPVMFRYRIASVDAQEILRSKGGALSYLGDISIFDSDGAIISWSRPSPPPKLDISGRAYFQTFKSDPLAPSILTEAVPSLINGNLNTVIAHRLTGADGIFLGVMTRRINPANYEKFFATIALGSGATLCMFHNDGTLLTRYPRVDAMIGQKFKNAPLLERVQTRGGAQTLRMMSPIDGTDRLGSAAPLEHFPGVVIATNTVSAALADWRAQTRFLVVAAALSAMVVAVILFLIIRQITRQSREAQQRLESERRQLDTALNNMIQGLVMYDASGHVVTFNRRYIDMFGLSNEIVKPGAHLRDLMQHRKDTGSFSGDVDEFCSRIMQNIARGRMDQTTMQSADGSSYLAISKPLAHGGWVATMEDITERRKLEQERDRNQAFLSEIIDHIPSQITVKGVQDRRYLLVNRVAEAQFGISRDLIVGRTAFELFPKAGADTILADEEKALQSTDGLFKDEHAWESQAKGTSYITSKRLVIRDAAGEPSYIVNVVDDVTERRNANEKIAHLAHYDALTDLPNRVLFREQIERELQNAIRGEQFALLYIDIDEFKGINDSLGHHVGDELLKAVAARIRGCIKPTDLIARLGGDEFAVIQTAVGDRADVVEFVTRIHEAIRQPYQCLGHHLSTDASIGIALAPQDGTELDQLIKSADLAMYGAKAEGRRTHRFFEPAMDARAKARLTMEQDLRQAMIDGGFEIHYQPLVDLASNEVSGCEALLRWRHPERGMVSPAEFIPLAEDTGLINELGDWVMQTACAEAAAWPSPIRLAVNVSPVQLKSSTLALRIARALAASGLSPDRLEIEITEAVLIHDDETALAILHQLRGIGVRIALDDFGTGFSSLSYLKRFPFDKIKIDRCFVSDIEVDGSAAIVQAVVNIATARNMTTTAEGVETEAQREVLRKLGCTQMQGYLFSRPKPASEIRPLLGVSSEKARASA
- a CDS encoding LLM class flavin-dependent oxidoreductase — protein: MRPLEFGWYLPTHGDTTAYGLMEAQIAGSPELCDRVVQAAEKAGFEYLLIPVGSTCWEAWISGAFMAARSSTIKPLIAARPGYINPVLLAKMISTFDQMSGGRICVNLIAGQNESEVEGEGVRYPKEERYALMEEEVSILKALWTTRGPLNFEGKFHKLSGAHIRPRPLQQPFPKFYLGGGSRQAWELSAKHSDVHLFWGDLPEKIASNIAEIRQMARPHGRENDIGFGMRLQVICREDEADAWEAADRLVRHATERQKQEMKTLYNRSEANQRVQQLAREHGDLLLPHLWTGITKVRPGAGIAVVGNPAQCAETLQQFIDAGCHSFCLSGYLHDEEAERFGRLIRPILAENNRGRWAA